ATTGTGCCTATCCACGGGCTCCACGGAAATACGGCGGCTCCAAGGGGTTGGACCATCCACAAATCCCCGGGGTTGCTGTGGATATGTGGATAAGGTTTGTGGATAATCCCATGCTACAATGGGGTGCCCTCCCCGTGGAGGGTTTCCCGGAGGCTTTTTCCCCTTCCCGGGAGGATCCGCCACATTCCACAAGTCGAGGTGAACCCGGTGGAGCAGGACCTCAAAGCGCTATGGCAGGACGTGCTGGCCCAGGGGAAAGACACCCTTCCCCCCGGGGCGGCGGACATTTGGCTCAAGACCTGCCTGCCCCTCTCCCTGGAGGGAGGGGTTCTGGCGCTGGATGTGCCCAACGTGTTCATCAAGGAGCAGATCCAGTCCCGTTTCCTCGTCCCCCTGCAGGAGCTGCTCCTGTCCCGGGGGGTGGCCCAGGGAGTGGAGCTTCAGGTGGCCTCGGAGATCCGCCCCAACGAGCAGAAACGGGCGGAGGCCGCGGCCCAGCTGGTGGTGCCCAAGAACGGCCTGAACCCCAACTACGTCTTCGACACCTTCGTGGTGGGCAAGTCCAACCGCCTGGCCCACGCCGCCTCCCTGGCCTCCGCGGAATCCCCCGGGGTGGCCTACAACCCCCTGTTCATCTGGGGGGGGGTGGGGCTGGGGAAGACCCACCTCATGCACGCCATCGGCCACTACGTCTCCGAGAACCTGCCGGGGGCCAAGGTGGTGTACGTGAGCTCCGAGAAGTTCACCAACGAACTCATCTCCTCCATCCAGAACAACCGCACCCAGGACTTCAAGGCGAAATACCGCAGCGTGGACGTGCTCCTCATCGACGACATCCAGTTTCTGGCGGACAAGGAGAGCACCCAGGAGGAGTTCTTCCACACCTTCAACAGCCTCCACGACGCCAAGAAACAGGTGGTTATCAGCTCCGACCGGCCCCCTAAGGACATCCAGCGGGTGGAGGAACGGCTGGTGTCCCGGTTCGAGTGGGGCCTGGTGACGGACATCCAGCCCCCGGACCTGGAGACCCGGGTGGCCATCCTCCAGAAGAAGGCGGAGCTCCGGGGTTACGTGGTGCCGGAGGACGTGATCTTCTTCCTGGCTCAGAACATCCCCAGCAACATCCGAGAGCTGGAGGGGGCCTTGAACCGCGTGGTGGCCTGTTCGGAACTCAACGGGGAACCCATCTCCACGGAGCGGGCGGCGGAGTGGCTCAAGGACATCATCCGCAACGTCCTGCGGGGCCCCGTGAGCATCGACCTGATCCAGCACCTGGTGGCAGAGAGCTTCGGCATCCCCGTGGAGGAGCTGTCCTCCTCCAAGCGCACTTCCGACCTGGCCCTGGCCCGTCAGATCGCCATGTATCTGTCCCGGGAGTACACCGAGGCCAGCCTCCAACAGATCGGCTACGGCTTCAACAAGAAGGACCACACCACGGTTCTCCACGCCTGCCGGAAGATCGACGAGCTGTTGAAGAACGACCTCCGGGTCAAAAGCATTGTGGATAACGTGCGGAAAAAGCTGTAGATTCCCCGTGTTTTCCCCGTGGACGGATCTGTGGAGGACCCTTTTTGGAAGTCTTTCCACAATTCCTTTGTGGACAGGGTGGATAACTTCCCGATTCCCCCGTGTCCCCCATCCACAGGGTTTCTTCGGAGGGGGACCGGTTTTGTAACAGTTGTCCACCCCATCCACCGCACCTACTTCTAGATCTCCTAGTCTTTTCTTAGAAACAAAGACAATAGAAGAAGAAGGAGGAAGCCCCGTGAAGCTGTCCATCGAGAAGTCCCAGTTCACCAAGAGCTGGTCCCTGGCGGAACGCAGCGTCGGAACGTCCAGCGCCCTCAACGTCCTCTCGGGTATTTTGGTTCGAGCTTCCGAGTCCACCGTGGAGCTTCTCGCCACGGACCTCAAGACCAGTGTGACCTGTCGGGCCCGGGGCGTCCGGGTGGAGGTGCCCGGGGAGGCGGTCTTCCCCGTGAAGTCCGTGGGAGACCTGTTCCGCAAGGCTCCGGAGGGGCAGTTCTCCGTCTCCGTGGAGGAGGGCAAGGCCACCCTCCTGGCGGGGCGCAGCCGCTATCGGTTCAGCACCTACGGGGTGCAGGAGTTCCCGCGGCTTCCCAGTGCGGAGCAGGGAACTCCCTTCGGGACCACCACGGCGCAGCAGCTCTTCGAGGCCCTCTCCGAAGGGACCCTGGCGGCCTCCACGGGGGAGGAGTACCCCCAGTTCCTCTCCTGCGCCTATTTCCAGCCGGAGAACGGCTTCCTCCGGGTGGTCTCCACGGACAGCCGACGCCTGGCCTATTCACGCTTTGCCGTGGGGGATGCGGCGGAGGGTCCGGGGATTCTGCTTCCCATGAAGGGCATCAAGGAGCTGGAGCGCATCCTGGGCTCCCTGGACGGGGAGACTCCCCTGAAGGTTCGCTTCGACGACGCCCAGGCCTATTTCTCCACCTCCGAGGTGGAGTTCGCGGTGCGTCGCGTGGAGGCCAAGTTCCCTCAGTACGAGAGGATCCTTCCCACCAGCCGCACCACCTGGTTCGAGGCGGGGCGCTCCTCCCTGGTGGAGGCGCTGGAACGCATCGACGTGGTGGTTCGGGATTTCAACCGCATGGTGGTGCTCCAGCTTTCCCCCGGGGGAAGCTGTACCCTTCGGGGGCGGGCCCCGGACTTCGGCGAGGCGGTGGAGGAGGTGGAGGGCTCCATCGAGGGAGAGCCCCTGCGCATCGCCTTCAACGTGCGGTTCTTCCTGGACGGGCTGAAGGCCCTGAAGGACCAAGGGGTCCGTCTGGACTTCAACGGGCCGGAGGGGCACCTGGCGATCCGCCGCCCCGGTTCGGACAGCTACCTCTGCCTGGTGGCTCCCATCGCCCTCACGGAGGAGGACGGCGGCGCGGAAGGGGATGCGCTTTAGGGATCTGGAAGTCCACCGGTACCGGAACCTGGAGGACCGGGAGATCACCTGGTCTCCGGGGATCAACGTGCTTCTGGGGCCCAACGGAGCGGGGAAGACCAACCTCCTGGAGGCCATGGACCTGCTGGCCGGATGGGGCCCCTTCGGGGACCGTCCGGCCTCCGTCGTTCCCTGGGAGGGTTCCGGGGACACCTGGGTGAGGGGACGTCTGGAGGGAGAGGAGACGGCGGTGGCCTCGGTACAGGTGAGGGGCCGCACCCTGCTTCGCTGGGGGGGCTCTCCCGTGCGGGCCACCCAGATGCGGACCTCCCTGCCCGTCCTGGCCTTTCTGCCCGACAGCCTCTCGGTGGTGGAGGGTTCCGCCTCCCAGAGGCGCCGGCTTCTGGACCAGGTGGGGGCGCTGGTGTACCCCCCCTACGCCCTGCGGCTCCACGATTACCGAAGGGCCCTCCGGCAGCGCACCGCCTGCCTGCGCCGGGGGGAGCGGGACGACCTGGTGCTTCGGGTCCTGGCCCCCCTGGGGGTGTGGCTCTGGCGGGCCCGGGAGGACGTGGCCCGGCGTCTGGCCTCCCGCCTGGAGGGGGTGGGGCCCCTCCTCTCCGCTCCCCTGGAGTTGCGTTACCATCGGGGGGGGGGAGGCTGGGAGGAGGACTCGAAGGAGGACTTTCGACGGGGACTTCTTCGGCATCGGGACCGGGAGCGCCTTTCCCGGACCCCCTTGGTGGGACCCCAGAGGGACGACCTGGTCTTCCTCTCCGGGAAGATCCCCGCGGCGGAACGTTTCAGCCGGGGCCACCGGCGCCGCGCCGCCGTGGCGCTCATGCTGGCCTCCGCGGGGGTGGTGCGGGACGCCCTGAGGCGGGACCCGGTGTTGCTGCTGGACGAGGTGACGGCGGAGCTGGACGGGGAGGGAAAGGGGATCCTCTTCTCCTCCCTGGAGGCCACGGGGTGGCAGGTCTTCGCCGCTACCGCCGACGCGGACGCCCCGCTGCCCGGGGCGGTGTACCGCATCGAGGGGGGGAAGGTGTTCCCTCCCCGGGAGGGTTGAGATGGAATCCTTCGAGGGGATCTACGACGTGGTGGTGGTGGGGGGAGGCCACGGGGGCTGCGAGGCCGCCCTGGCCTCCGCCCGCATGGGGGCCCGGACCCTGCTGCTGAACCTGCACCTGGAGAACGCGGCCCTCATGGCCTGCAACCCCTCCATGGGGGGTCCGGCGAAGGGACACCTGATCCGGGAAGTGGACGCCCTGGGGGGCTTCCAGGCCCGAGTGACCGACCGGACCACCCTGCAGCTCCGGTGGCTCAACACCTCCAAGGGTCCGGCGGTGCGCACCCTCCGGGCCCAGTGCGACCTGGTGCAGTACCACCTGGCCTTCCGGATGCTCCTGGAGACCACGCAGAACCTGGAGGTGCACCAGGGGGAGGTTACGGACCTGTGGGTGGAGCAGGGCCGGATCCGGGGGGTGCGCACCGCCCTGGGGGACCCGATCGAGGCCCGTCGGGTGGTGCTGGCGGCGGGAACCTACCTGGCCGGGGTGGCCCACATCGGCCTGCACCGCTTCGCCTCCGGTCCCCTGGGGGAGCTGCCCGCCTCGCGCCTTTCCGATTCCCTGCGCCGGGAGGGCTTCCGGGTGGAGCGCCTCAAGACCGGCACCACCCCGCGGCTTCACGCCGACACGGTGGACTGGGCCTCCCTGCCCCTTCAGGAGAGCGACCCCGAGCCCGGGGCCTTCAGCCATTTCTCCCCCAAACGGACCTATCAGGGGTACCCCTGCGCCCAGATCCGCACCAACCGGCGGACCCACGACCTGATCCGGGCCCACCTGGACCGAAGCCCCCTGTTCACCGGGGTCATCCAGGGGGTGGGGCCCCGGTACTGTCCCTCCATCGAGGACAAGGTGGTGCGTTTCCCGGAGCGGGATTCCCACCCCGTGTTCCTGGAACCCCTCTCGGCGACCAACCGGGAGATCTACGTCCAGAACCTCTCCACCTCCCTTCCCTACGACGTGCAGGTGGCCCTGGTGCGCACCCTTCCGGGGTGCGAGAGGGCGAAGGTCCTCAAACCGGGCTACGCCATCGAGTACGACTACCTTCCCCCCACCCAGCTGGAACCCTGGCTGGAGACCAAGGGGGTGAAGGGCCTCTTCTGCGCCGGGCAGACCAACGGCACCTCGGGCTACGAGGAGGCGGCCTCCCAGGGCCTCCTGGCGGGGATCAACGCGGTGCGGACCCTGAGGGGGGAGGACCCGGTGGTGCTGGGGCGTCACGAAGCCTACCTGGGAGTGCTGGTGGACGACCTGGTCACCAAGGGGACCCAGGAGCCCTACCGGATGCTCACCAGCCGGTGCGAGCACCGGCTGCTCCTTCGCCACGACAACGCGGACCGTCGCCTGGCCCCCCTGGGGCGTCGCCTGGGGCTTCTGGAGGACCGGGACTGGGCCCTCCTGACGGAGCGGTGGAGGCGGCAGGACGACCTGGAGGAGAGGCTGCAGGCCCTCCGGGTGGCCCCCACGGACCGGGTGCGTTCCCTCCTGGCCTCCTGGGACACCCCCGCGCCGGAGGAACCCCTGACGGCGAAGGAACTGCTGCGCCGTCCCCAGATCACCTGGGACCGTCTGGCGGAACTCTGCGGCCTGGAGGGGGAGGACCGGGAGGCGGGGGAGTACGTGGCGGTGGAGACGAAGTACCAGGGCTACGTGGAACGCCAGGAGAGGCAGGTGGCCCGGATGCGGCGCTTCGACGAGGTTCCCCTTCCGGAGGGGTTCGACTTCCGGTCCGTGCCGGGGCTCCTGACGGAGAGCCTGACCAAGCTGGAGCGGGTCCGTCCCCGGACCCTGGGGCAGGCGGGGCGCATCTCCGGGGTCACCCCCGCGGACCTGCAGCTCCTCTGGGCCACCCTGGAGGTTCGGAGGCGCCGGGATTCCCGTGGCTAGCCGGACCCGTTTCCTCCGGGAGGTGCTGGAAAGCGGCGTGAGCCCGGAGCTGCACCTGGCCTTCACCCTGGCCCGGGTCTGTCGGGAGTGGGAGTCCCTCCTGGGGCGGGCCCTGGGAAGCCGCACCGCCCCCCGTCGCCTGGAGGGTCGGGTGCTCTTCGTGGCGGCGGAAAGCCCCGCGGCGGCCCAAGCCCTGCAGTTCGAGCGGGCCCGGCTGCTTCGGGAGCTGAAGGAGCGGTTCCAGCTTCCCCTGGAGGAGCTGCGGGTTCAGGTGGGGTCCATCCGGTCCACCCCCGCCCCCGGGGCCCCGAGGCGCCGGGCCTCCCCTCCCCCCGTCCCCCTTTCGGAGGAGGAGGTGAGCCGGCAGGAACAGGCCTTTCGGGAGAAGGTGGCGGACCCGGAGATCGCCCAGGCCTTGGCCCGTCTGGCGGTGGCCTGTCGGAGACGCTTCGGGCCTCGGAACGGTGAAAGGTCTTAGAAGAAAGAATCTTCCGTTCTCTTTTTACAACCGCCCCCCTTTTCCCTATACTCGAACCGGTGCCCTGGGCACCGGACAGGATACGAAATTGACAAAAAAGGAGTCCTCGGTTTCCTTGAACGCCTCCTGGCCCACCCTCAAGCTCGGAAAACACGTGTCCCGGTACCCCCTGATCCAGGGGGGGATGGGGGTCATGATCTCCGGACCCAGGCTCGCAGGCGCGGTGGCCCGCGCAGGCGGAGTGGGGACCATCGCCAGCGTCGGCCTGGCCTGCGCCTCCCCCCACTACAACGGCCGCAACTACTTCGAGGCCAACCAGCTGGCCATGAAGGACGCCCTGGCGGAGGCCCGCGCCGCCGCCCCCGAAGGGGTCCTGGCGGTGAACTGCATGGTGGCCCTCACGGACTTCGACCTGCACATCCGCTCCGCCTGCGAGGGGGGGGCGAACGTGATCATCTCCGGCGCGGGGCTGCCCCTGAAGCTGCCGGAACTCACCAAGGACTACCCCGACGTGGCCCTGGTGCCCATCGTCAGCTCCGTGAAGGCGGCGGACCTGATCCTCCGGCGCTGGGAGAAGCTCTACGGGCGTCAGCCCGACGGCTTCGTGGTGGAGACCCCCCTCCACGCGGGGGGCCACCTGGGGGCCACCAAGATGGAGCAGGTGACGGACCCCGCCCTCTCCCTGGAGGCGGTGGTGCCGGAACTGGTGCGCTTCCTGGAGCAGGACGTGAAGGCGGACATCCCCGTGGTGGCCGCCGGGGGCATCTGGGACCGGTCGGACCTGGAACGGGCCTGGTCCTGGGGCGCCCGGGGGGTCCAGATGGGCACCCGCTTCGCCTGCACCCGGGAGGGAGACGCCTCGGACCGGTTCAAGCAGGCCTTCGTGGACGCCCAGGAGGAGGACGTGGTCCTCATCATGAGCCCCGTGGGCATCCCCGGACGGGCCCTGAAGAACCCCTTCGTGGCCCGGTACCTGGAGGGGGAGGTGGAGAGCAAGCCCTGCATCGCCAACTGCCTCTCCCACTGCACCTACCTCCGCACCCGGAAGACCTTCTGCATCGCCCAGGCCCTGGTGGACGCCTACCAGGGGAACTGGGAGACGGGACTCTTCTTCTGCGGCGACAACGTCACCCGGTGCCGGGGCATCGAAAAGGTGGAGGACATCCTGGCGGAGTTGTTCGAATCTTAAAGCTCTTTCTGGTAAGGCATTGACAGGAACCCCTCTTCCCTCTTGAATGGGGGTGTACGGATAGTCATTTCAATCTGCAGGGAGGGATTCGACTCATGAAGGTAGCGGACACCATCCAGAGCGGCGACTGGAAGGGGGAGAAGCACGTCCCCGTCATCGAGGCCCCGGAGAAGGTCAAGGCAGGAGAGGCCTTCGAGGTGACCCTGAGCGTGGGCAAGGAGATCCCCCACCCCAACACCACGGAGCACCACATCAAGTGGATCCAGCTCCTCTTCAAGCCCGAGGGCGGCAAGTTCGCCTACGAGGTGGCGAAGGTGCGCTTCGAGGTGCACGGGGAGTCCACCGAGGGGCCGAACCAGGGGCCCGCCCACGCGGAGCCCTGCGCCACCGTGAAGGTGAAGCTCTCCAAGCCCGGCACCTTCCTGGCCCTGTCCTACTGTAACATCCACGGTTTCTGGGAGAGCGAGCGGCCCGTCTCCGTGGAGTGATCCTTCCCGCACGCACCGGCAGAGCGCAGCGGAGGGGCCCCGATCCGGGGTCCCTCGGCTTTTTTCATGCCCCCGGGCACCGGGCGTACTCGCTGGGGCTCACCCCGCAGGTCTGCTTGAAGAGGGTGCTGAAGTAGGCGATGTTGCCGTACCCCACCGCCAGGGCGGCGTCCCGGACCGTGGAGCCCCCCGCCAGGAGGGCCTTGGCCCGGTCCATGCGGGTCTCCTTCACCACGTCCACGAACCGGCAGCGCAGCACCTTGCGGAACAGGCGGCTCAGGTGGCTGGCGCTGACGTGGACGTGCCGGGCGGTGGCCTCCAGGGTCACCTCGTCGTACCGCTCCCGGATGAAGGCCATGGCCTGGGAGATGACCTGGGCCCCCTCGTCCTGGGAGCTGGCCCGGATGGTCCAGGCTCCCTCCAGGGCCTGCACCAGGATGGAGTGGAGCCCCGCGGGGTTGTTGGGGGCCAGGATGTTGAGCATCTGCCGACGCACCCAGGCCTTCACCGCCCCCAGGTCGCACCGCAGGTCCAGGAGGAGTTCGCACACCTGACCCAGCAGGCCCAGCACCAGCATCTTGGAAAGCTCCACGTCCGGGCAGGCCCGCTCCAGCAGCCGTACCAGCTCGTCCCGTCCCGCCGCCATCTGGGCCAGGTCGCCGTTGCGGAACCCCTCGAAGACCCGACCCTGGAGGGCGCTCCATCCCTGTTCCTGCCCCGGGGGCCGGTCCTCCGGAAGGAGCTGGGGTTCCTCCGCCCACAACACCCGGCCGGTGCCCCCCAGGAGGCTTTCGTCCAGCCCCTCCTCCAGGGCCTGCACGGCCCGTCGGGTCTCCTCCAGGGTGCGCACGGTGCCCCCGAAGACCACGTTTCCGGGGATGCCGTTTTCCCCCAGCACCTCCAGCAGCCGGGCCGCCAGGGCTTCCGCCTGGGTAGAGGAGTCCTCCGGCAGGAGCAACAGGGTGGAGGAGCGGTGCCAGGGGATCACCAGCCCTCCCTCGAAGGACCGGGTGGCCGCCTCCAGGAACCGCAGGGTGCCCAGGCCCCGGGAGGGCCGGAAGGCCTCCAGGGTGGCCACCCCCAGGAGGTGGCAGGGCCGGTCCGGGGGGAGCCCCAGCTCCCGGAAGACCCCCTCGAAGGCCTCCGGGTCCGTCCTCTCCAGGACCAGCTCCGTGAGGGCCGCCATGGCCACCAGCCCCCGGTTGTCCCGGACGAAAGTCTGAAGCTCCCGGTGGCGCTCTTCCTCCTCCCCCTGCCGGTCCAGCTGGTCCAGGACCTTGCGGAGGGCGGCGTAGAGGGTGTCGGGCAGCACGGGCTTGACCAGGAAGGACTGGACCCCCAGGGAGAGGGCCCGCTGGGCGTACTCGAACACGTCGTAGGCCGTGAGCACCAGGACCTTCCCCCCGAAGCCCTGGTCCCGCAGCCCCTCCAGGGTGGAGAGGCCGTCCCCCCCGGGGATGCGGATGTCCAGGAGCACCACCTGGGGCTCCCAGGCCAGGGCGGTGCGGGCGAAGCTCAGGGCGTCGGCGGCGGTGCGCACCTCCAGGGCCTCG
The sequence above is drawn from the Aminomonas paucivorans DSM 12260 genome and encodes:
- the dnaA gene encoding chromosomal replication initiator protein DnaA, with the translated sequence MEQDLKALWQDVLAQGKDTLPPGAADIWLKTCLPLSLEGGVLALDVPNVFIKEQIQSRFLVPLQELLLSRGVAQGVELQVASEIRPNEQKRAEAAAQLVVPKNGLNPNYVFDTFVVGKSNRLAHAASLASAESPGVAYNPLFIWGGVGLGKTHLMHAIGHYVSENLPGAKVVYVSSEKFTNELISSIQNNRTQDFKAKYRSVDVLLIDDIQFLADKESTQEEFFHTFNSLHDAKKQVVISSDRPPKDIQRVEERLVSRFEWGLVTDIQPPDLETRVAILQKKAELRGYVVPEDVIFFLAQNIPSNIRELEGALNRVVACSELNGEPISTERAAEWLKDIIRNVLRGPVSIDLIQHLVAESFGIPVEELSSSKRTSDLALARQIAMYLSREYTEASLQQIGYGFNKKDHTTVLHACRKIDELLKNDLRVKSIVDNVRKKL
- the dnaN gene encoding DNA polymerase III subunit beta, with the protein product MKLSIEKSQFTKSWSLAERSVGTSSALNVLSGILVRASESTVELLATDLKTSVTCRARGVRVEVPGEAVFPVKSVGDLFRKAPEGQFSVSVEEGKATLLAGRSRYRFSTYGVQEFPRLPSAEQGTPFGTTTAQQLFEALSEGTLAASTGEEYPQFLSCAYFQPENGFLRVVSTDSRRLAYSRFAVGDAAEGPGILLPMKGIKELERILGSLDGETPLKVRFDDAQAYFSTSEVEFAVRRVEAKFPQYERILPTSRTTWFEAGRSSLVEALERIDVVVRDFNRMVVLQLSPGGSCTLRGRAPDFGEAVEEVEGSIEGEPLRIAFNVRFFLDGLKALKDQGVRLDFNGPEGHLAIRRPGSDSYLCLVAPIALTEEDGGAEGDAL
- the recF gene encoding DNA replication/repair protein RecF (All proteins in this family for which functions are known are DNA-binding proteins that assist the filamentation of RecA onto DNA for the initiation of recombination or recombinational repair.), whose protein sequence is MRFRDLEVHRYRNLEDREITWSPGINVLLGPNGAGKTNLLEAMDLLAGWGPFGDRPASVVPWEGSGDTWVRGRLEGEETAVASVQVRGRTLLRWGGSPVRATQMRTSLPVLAFLPDSLSVVEGSASQRRRLLDQVGALVYPPYALRLHDYRRALRQRTACLRRGERDDLVLRVLAPLGVWLWRAREDVARRLASRLEGVGPLLSAPLELRYHRGGGGWEEDSKEDFRRGLLRHRDRERLSRTPLVGPQRDDLVFLSGKIPAAERFSRGHRRRAAVALMLASAGVVRDALRRDPVLLLDEVTAELDGEGKGILFSSLEATGWQVFAATADADAPLPGAVYRIEGGKVFPPREG
- the mnmG gene encoding tRNA uridine-5-carboxymethylaminomethyl(34) synthesis enzyme MnmG, with the translated sequence MESFEGIYDVVVVGGGHGGCEAALASARMGARTLLLNLHLENAALMACNPSMGGPAKGHLIREVDALGGFQARVTDRTTLQLRWLNTSKGPAVRTLRAQCDLVQYHLAFRMLLETTQNLEVHQGEVTDLWVEQGRIRGVRTALGDPIEARRVVLAAGTYLAGVAHIGLHRFASGPLGELPASRLSDSLRREGFRVERLKTGTTPRLHADTVDWASLPLQESDPEPGAFSHFSPKRTYQGYPCAQIRTNRRTHDLIRAHLDRSPLFTGVIQGVGPRYCPSIEDKVVRFPERDSHPVFLEPLSATNREIYVQNLSTSLPYDVQVALVRTLPGCERAKVLKPGYAIEYDYLPPTQLEPWLETKGVKGLFCAGQTNGTSGYEEAASQGLLAGINAVRTLRGEDPVVLGRHEAYLGVLVDDLVTKGTQEPYRMLTSRCEHRLLLRHDNADRRLAPLGRRLGLLEDRDWALLTERWRRQDDLEERLQALRVAPTDRVRSLLASWDTPAPEEPLTAKELLRRPQITWDRLAELCGLEGEDREAGEYVAVETKYQGYVERQERQVARMRRFDEVPLPEGFDFRSVPGLLTESLTKLERVRPRTLGQAGRISGVTPADLQLLWATLEVRRRRDSRG
- a CDS encoding DciA family protein, whose amino-acid sequence is MASRTRFLREVLESGVSPELHLAFTLARVCREWESLLGRALGSRTAPRRLEGRVLFVAAESPAAAQALQFERARLLRELKERFQLPLEELRVQVGSIRSTPAPGAPRRRASPPPVPLSEEEVSRQEQAFREKVADPEIAQALARLAVACRRRFGPRNGERS
- a CDS encoding NAD(P)H-dependent flavin oxidoreductase, which gives rise to MNASWPTLKLGKHVSRYPLIQGGMGVMISGPRLAGAVARAGGVGTIASVGLACASPHYNGRNYFEANQLAMKDALAEARAAAPEGVLAVNCMVALTDFDLHIRSACEGGANVIISGAGLPLKLPELTKDYPDVALVPIVSSVKAADLILRRWEKLYGRQPDGFVVETPLHAGGHLGATKMEQVTDPALSLEAVVPELVRFLEQDVKADIPVVAAGGIWDRSDLERAWSWGARGVQMGTRFACTREGDASDRFKQAFVDAQEEDVVLIMSPVGIPGRALKNPFVARYLEGEVESKPCIANCLSHCTYLRTRKTFCIAQALVDAYQGNWETGLFFCGDNVTRCRGIEKVEDILAELFES
- a CDS encoding class II SORL domain-containing protein; protein product: MKVADTIQSGDWKGEKHVPVIEAPEKVKAGEAFEVTLSVGKEIPHPNTTEHHIKWIQLLFKPEGGKFAYEVAKVRFEVHGESTEGPNQGPAHAEPCATVKVKLSKPGTFLALSYCNIHGFWESERPVSVE
- a CDS encoding response regulator, giving the protein MPWKVLVVEDEPLEREALAKFLREGPFEALEVRTAADALSFARTALAWEPQVVLLDIRIPGGDGLSTLEGLRDQGFGGKVLVLTAYDVFEYAQRALSLGVQSFLVKPVLPDTLYAALRKVLDQLDRQGEEEERHRELQTFVRDNRGLVAMAALTELVLERTDPEAFEGVFRELGLPPDRPCHLLGVATLEAFRPSRGLGTLRFLEAATRSFEGGLVIPWHRSSTLLLLPEDSSTQAEALAARLLEVLGENGIPGNVVFGGTVRTLEETRRAVQALEEGLDESLLGGTGRVLWAEEPQLLPEDRPPGQEQGWSALQGRVFEGFRNGDLAQMAAGRDELVRLLERACPDVELSKMLVLGLLGQVCELLLDLRCDLGAVKAWVRRQMLNILAPNNPAGLHSILVQALEGAWTIRASSQDEGAQVISQAMAFIRERYDEVTLEATARHVHVSASHLSRLFRKVLRCRFVDVVKETRMDRAKALLAGGSTVRDAALAVGYGNIAYFSTLFKQTCGVSPSEYARCPGA